A region from the Vicia villosa cultivar HV-30 ecotype Madison, WI linkage group LG3, Vvil1.0, whole genome shotgun sequence genome encodes:
- the LOC131660939 gene encoding protein DSS1 HOMOLOG ON CHROMOSOME V-like, translating into MATETKAVTEDVKIDLFEDDDEFEEFEINEEWDDKEEGKEIAQQWEDDWDDDDVSDDFSVQLKRELASTTTEKK; encoded by the exons ATGGCGACTGAAACTAAGGCTGTTACCGAGGATGTCAAGATCGATCTCTTCGAAGACGACGATGAGTTCGAAGAGTTTGAAATCAATGAAG AGTGGGATGACAAGGAGGAAGGTAAAGAAATAGCTCAACAGTGGGAGGATGATtgggatgatgatgatgttagtgATGATTTCTCTGTTCAGTTGAAAAGGGAGCTGGCGAGCACTACTACTGAGAAGAAATAA